One genomic segment of Musa acuminata AAA Group cultivar baxijiao chromosome BXJ3-3, Cavendish_Baxijiao_AAA, whole genome shotgun sequence includes these proteins:
- the LOC103977656 gene encoding leucine-rich repeat extensin-like protein 6 — protein sequence MAILPFPRALIPLLLLLAAAASPPPVMASRAAVRDGTSCTMCASCDNPCQPAPPPPPPSPSTAECPPPPSSTPGTFYYYSPPPPYVYTSPAPPSGGGYYYPPPTNVYYKAPPPPNPFLPYFPFYYYSPPLPSNYYSGAVPFQNPSSPFLFSSILLFVFLL from the coding sequence ATGGCGATCCTCCCGTTTCCCCGAGCTTTGATCCCGCTGCTCCTGCTGCTCGCGGCCGCCGCCTCCCCGCCGCCGGTGATGGCGTCGAGGGCCGCCGTCCGGGACGGCACCTCCTGCACAATGTGCGCCTCCTGCGACAACCCTTGCCagcccgctcctcctcctccgccgccgtcaCCGTCCACCGCCGAGTGCCCTCCGCCGCCGTCGTCCACGCCCGGCACGTTCTACTACTACTCCCCTCCGCCGCCGTACGTCTACACCTCACCTGCCCCCCCTTCCGGCGGAGGCTATTACTACCCTCCGCCGACCAACGTCTACTATAAGGCGCCGCCGCCACCAAATCCCTTCCTACCCTACTTCCCCTTTTACTATTACAGCCCTCCCCTTCCCTCAAATTACTACTCCGGTGCCGTCCCCTTCCAAAATCCCTCATcccccttcctcttctcttccattctcctcttcgtcttcctcctGTAG
- the LOC135633220 gene encoding uncharacterized protein LOC135633220, with the protein MARSLSLKHPCFALALLYIASSCCEAQDAIQIVARAALCFDNRTVIDNCLTSMGISTNGTANATSNSSTTVPQQDNATASFCSSPCLGEMMLMTSCFDGIMSSFGFYRPGLMQGVQAIFQMACSGGGGNGSSNATLSRVAYGGDVIGEANIGDVLLVPAFMSLLMPLLFISFYLA; encoded by the exons ATGGCTCGTTCTCTCTCACTAAAGCACCCATGTTTTGCCCTTGCGTTGCTTTATATAGCTTCTTCCTGCTGTGAAG CACAGGATGCCATCCAGATTGTTGCAAGAGCTGCTCTTTGTTTCGATAACCGAACT GTAATCGACAACTGCCTGACATCAATGGGAATAAGCACCAATGGAACTGCGAACGCGACGTCGAATTCTTCCACAACTGTGCCTCAACAGGACAACGCCACCGCCAGCTTCTGCAGCTCCCCATGCTTAGGCGAAATGATGCTTATGACCAGCTGCTTTGATGGCATAATGTCCAGCTTCGGATTCTACAGGCCGGGACTGATGCAAGGAGTGCAAGCCATATTTCAAATGGCGTGCAGTGGTGGAGGAGGAAATGGCAGCAGCAACGCCACTCTGAGTCGTGTTGCTTATGGAG GTGATGTGATCGGAGAGGCAAACATTGGAGATGTGCTGCTTGTGCCAGcattcatgtcacttctcatgccTTTGCTCTTCATCTCCTTTTACTTAGCATGA
- the LOC103977657 gene encoding acetate--CoA ligase CCL3, with product MTMGSEMEADIDDLPKNPANYMALTPLWFLDRAALVHPNRLSVVHGPRRFTWAETYRRCRRLASALAARSIGPGCTVAVIAPNIPALYEAHFGVPMAGAVLNTVNIRLNAATIAFLLGHSSAAVVIVDQEFFTLAEEALKIIADEKKGAFKPPLLIVVGDETCDPRALDHALRKGAIDYDKFLESGDPDFAWKPPKDEWQSIALGYTSGTTSSPKGVVLHHRGAYLMALSCALIWEMNEGAVYLWTLPMFHCNGWCYAWTMAALCGTSICLRQVTAKAVYSAIAKQGVTHFCAAPVVLNSIVNAPPSDAILPLPRVVRVNTAGAAPPPTLLAEMTKLGFRVTHTYGLSETFGPSVVCAWKPEWDLLPLDERARVHARQGVRYVGLEGLDVVNLKTMAPVPADGTTLGEIVMRGNVVMKGYLKNPKANAETFAHGWYHSGDIGVKHPDGYIEVKDRAKDIIISGGENISSLEVESILYVHPAVLEVSVVARPDEQWGESPCAFVTLKDGVDPSNEQALAEDIIKFSRAKMPAYWVPKSVVFGPLPKTATGKIKKHELRTKAKAMGPLKKSRL from the exons ATGACGATGGGGAGCGAGATGGAGGCGGACATCGACGATTTGCCGAAGAACCCCGCCAACTACATGGCCCTCACGCCGCTCTGGTTCCTCGACCGGGCCGCCCTGGTCCACCCGAACCGCCTCTCCGTCGTCCACGGCCCCAGGCGTTTCACCTGGGCCGAGACCTACCGGCGATGCCGCCGCCTCGCCTCCGCCCTCGCCGCCCGCTCGATCGGCCCCGGATGCAcg GTGGCTGTAATTGCACCAAACATCCCAGCTCTCTATGAAGCTCATTTTGGAGTTCCAATGGCCGGAGCTGTCTTGAACACTGTCAACATTAGGCTGAATGCTGCTACCATTGCCTTCTTACTGGGCCATTCCTCGGCAGCAGTGGTTATAGTGGACCAGGAATTTTTCACTTTGGCAGAGGAAGCTCTGAAGATCATAGCAGATGAAAAGAAAGGTGCTTTCAAGCCTCCTCTCCTCATTGTTGTAGGTGATGAAACATGTGATCCCAGGGCTCTTGATCATGCTTTGAGAAAAGGTGCTATTGATTACGATAAATTTTTGGAATCTGGGGACCCTGATTTTGCTTGGAAGCCTCCAAAGGATGAGTGGCAAAGCATTGCACTAGGCTACACTTCTGGGACAACTTCTAGTCCCAAAGGAGTGGTGTTGCACCACAGGGGTGCTTATCTTATGGCTCTAAGTTGTGCTTTAATATGGGAGATGAATGAGGGAGCTGTCTACTTGTGGACTTTGCCCATGTTCCACTGCAATGGTTGGTGTTATGCATGGACAATGGCTGCCCTTTGTGGAACTAGCATATGCCTTCGCCAG GTCACAGCCAAGGCCGTATACTCTGCCATAGCCAAGCAAGGTGTCACTCACTTCTGTGCAGCCCCGGTTGTCCTAAACTCGATCGTCAATGCGCCTCCAAGCGACGCTATCCTCCCTCTTCCCCGTGTTGTCCGCGTCAACACTGCTGGCGCTGCTCCGCCCCCAACGTTGCTGGCGGAAATGACCAAGCTTGGTTTCCGCGTCACCCACACATATGGCTTGTCGGAGACCTTTGGCCCTTCCGTTGTCTGCGCATGGAAGCCGGAATGGGACCTTCTTCCACTCGACGAACGAGCACGTGTCCATGCCCGTCAAGGTGTTCGCTACGTCGGCCTGGAAGGCCTCGATGTGGTTAACTTGAAAACCATGGCTCCAGTCCCTGCCGACGGTACCACGCTTGGGGAGATCGTCATGCGAGGCAATGTTGTGATGAAGGGCTACCTGAAAAACCCAAAGGCTAATGCGGAGACCTTCGCCCATGGTTGGTACCACTCCGGTGACATCGGTGTGAAGCACCCAGATGGGTACATAGAGGTGAAGGACCGCGCAAAGGACATCATCATCTCGGGGGGCGAGAACATTAGTAGCTTGGAGGTGGAGAGCATCTTGTACGTGCATCCCGCGGTGCTGGAGGTCTCGGTGGTGGCTCGACCAGACGAGCAGTGGGGGGAGTCACCATGTGCATTTGTGACCTTGAAGGATGGTGTGGATCCATCCAATGAGCAGGCACTAGCAGAGGATATCATAAAGTTCAGCCGTGCAAAGATGCCGGCGTATTGGGTCCCCAAATCTGTGGTGTTCGGGCCGTTGCCCAAGACAGCTACGGGGAAGATCAAGAAGCATGAATTGAGGACAAAGGCCAAGGCAATGGGACCTCTCAAGAAAAGCAGGCTCTAA
- the LOC103978072 gene encoding uncharacterized protein LOC103978072 produces the protein MGNLLSHPSPGASGGRVVLSDGTVHEFERPIPAAELMLDHPRQVVAEVQLISGGSGSSAELTRPLPADHVLNPEKVYAMLPMARKKAGALSAEEVRRILESLGGTPRRSDMKDVVLTANEAVGRREWPVPEFLMRQHSSKRWKPSLLSIEEGHPMRKLPHWLF, from the coding sequence ATGGGTAATCTACTCTCCCACCCCTCGCCGGGCGCCTCCGGCGGAAGAGTCGTGCTCTCCGATGGCACCGTCCACGAGTTCGAGCGTCCGATCCCCGCCGCCGAGCTCATGCTCGACCACCCACGGCAGGTCGTCGCCGAGGTGCAGCTGATCTCTGGCGGCAGTGGCAGCAGCGCTGAGCTCACTCGGCCGCTTCCCGCCGACCACGTACTGAACCCGGAGAAGGTATACGCCATGCTACCGATGGCGCGGAAGAAGGCCGGGGCGTTGTCCGCCGAAGAGGTCCGCCGGATCCTGGAATCTCTCGGGGGGACACCCAGAAGGAGTGACATGAAGGATGTGGTGCTGACGGCGAATGAAGCGGTCGGACGAAGGGAATGGCCGGTGCCGGAGTTCTTGATGAGGCAGCACTCAAGCAAGAGGTGGAAGCCAAGTCTACTTTCCATAGAGGAGGGGCATCCGATGAGGAAGCTGCCTCACTGGTTGTTCTGA
- the LOC103977658 gene encoding uncharacterized protein LOC103977658 yields MAFGDGEDIRLLVDDRGMSSPCSPAAASMCLCRICHEEEEERSTTMESPCACSGTLKFAHRECIQRWCDEKGSNVCEICLQKFEPGYTIPEKKASVDAGVTIRGSLEVPRLNYDPHNPEFISDNNSDFECAEVSPASRRHASYIRSIALMFMIVLVIRNLVAVITVGADHYASTVLTVLLLRASGILLPFYLVMQFVSALQEAQQQDQLRRFHIVDAWTSHRSAEEEHRIQIPS; encoded by the exons atggcattcggAGACGGAGAAGATATCAGACTGCTGGTGGATGACCGTGGGATGTCTTCCCCCTGTTCTCCTGCTGCTGCTTCCATGTGTCTCTGCAGGATATGccatgaggaggaggaagagaggtcCACGACCATGGAATCCCCCTGTGCTTGTTCCGGAACCCTAAAG TTTGCTCACAGGGAATGCATTCAGAGATGGTGCGATGAGAAGGGAAGCAATGTCTGTGAGATATGCCTTCAG AAATTTGAACCTGGATATACCATTCCTGAGAAGAAGGCCTCGGTTGATGCGGGTGTGACCATCAG AGGAAGCTTGGAGGTGCCCAGGCTCAATTATGACCCTCACAACCCAGAGTTCATCAGTGACAATAATTCCGACTTCGAGTGCGCAGAGGTCTCTCCTGCATCGCGCAGGCATGCCTCGTACATCCGATCGATCGCCCTCATG TTCATGATCGTATTGGTGATCAGAAATCTCGTTGCTGTGATCACTGTTGGTGCCGATCACTATGCATCTACCGTTCTCACT GTGCTTTTGCTGAGAGCCAGCGGAATCCTACTGCCATTCTACTTGGTGATGCAGTTCGTTTCGGCATTGCAAGAAGCACAGCAGCAGGATCAGCTGCGGCGGTTCCAT ATAGTAGATGCATGGACCAGTCATAGATCGGCAGAAGAGGAGCACAGGATCCAAATACCTTCGTGA
- the LOC135582555 gene encoding uncharacterized protein LOC135582555 isoform X2 gives MIFEVLKNEQPYDSIPNFSAADALRLTGIGRNEYIDIMNKCRSKKIMWKLNKSIAKELLPTQPVDFPVEPWWGVCLVNFTLEEFKKLTEEEMATIDKVCKEEANSFVLFDPDIVKGLYRRGLVYFDVPVYPDDRFKVSRLEGFVSNREQSYEDPIEELLYAVFVVSSENATVAELAATLQADLSQLQAAASFACRLGWAVKLLDPESILRDSVMPGYPSNILSDDEEASTASINSEKSGQHSHDLVIEKDRMISGTAHVAFVVDANITSYLMMGSVSPGLKSHAVTLYEAGKLGDSSIAELCRDLSTLEGKKYEGELQEFANHAYSLRCVLECLRSGGVAYNEKFDIASNPTDTHSFIDDITSVAAEISISEESGDSNVNEANHDDSLEHGHTEVPQPDLSPDKSDSVNGSTPVCSGTSAENNTCKPDYDLQNDQRVTYSGGSENERTVLKRKRKYRVDILRCESLAALAPATLERLLLRDYDIIASMVPLPASSVLPGPSGPIHIGPPSYSSMTPWMKLVLYRLMVSGPLSVILMKGQCLRFLPAPLAGCEKALIWSWDGSIVGGLGGKFEGNLVNGNVLLHCLNSMLKHSPVLVQPLSRYDLDSSGKIVTVDIALPLKNFDGLVQPVGLDMKLDQERIANLNSLLNDLSSKIELYTVGYVRLIRLWKGIQSDVLTPDHEQYEWVPLNLEFGIPLFSPKLCGRICERIVSSHLLQTDSLSEHNVAMQSLRRRLHELCSEYQATGPAAKSFHHMEHVKKSPRQLTSYASGRWNPLLEPSTAISGTSSEHQRLKLANRQRCQTEVLSFDGNILRAYALSPVYEAITQPDEGSTPASGVKHESDELDGREVVLPGVNLLFDGSQLHPFDIGACLQARQPISLIAEASATSASLQATRIQK, from the exons AAAATTATGTGGAAGCTGAACAAGTCAATTGCTAAGGAATTGCTGCCCACACAGCCTGTAGATTTCCCTGTTGAACCATGGTGGGGAGTTTGCCTTGTTAACTTTACATTGGAAGAATTTAAG AAACTCACTGAAGAAGAAATGGCAACTATAGACAAGGTCTGCAAGGAGGAAGCAAATTCATTTGTTCTTTTTGATCCTGACATTGTTAAAGGTCTTTACAGAAGGGGATTAGTATATTTTGATGTTCCTGTTTATCCTGATGATCGGTTTAAAG TTTCCAGGCTGGAAGGATTTGTTTCAAACAGGGAACAGTCCTATGAAGATCCAATAGAAGA GTTATTATATGCTGTTTTTGTTGTCTCGAGTGAGAATGCTACCGTTGCTGAGTTGGCTGCAACCCTCCAGGCTGACCTTTCTCAGCTCCAGGCTGCTGCATCATTTGCTTGCCGATTAGGCTGGGCTGTAAAACTTTTGGATCCGGAATCCATCCTTCGAGATTCTGTCATGCCTGGCTACCCTAGTAATATACTAAGTGATGATGAAGAGGCTTCTACTGCTAGCATCAACTCAGAAAAGTCTGGTCAGCATAGTCATGATCTAGTAATTGAAAAGGATAGAATGATTTCAGGCACTGCCCATGTTGCTTTTGTTGTTGATGCCAATATTACTTCCTATTTAATGATGGGATCTGTCTCACCAG GGTTGAAGTCTCATGCTGTAACACTATATGAAGCAGGAAAACTTGGTGATTCTAGTATTGCAGAACTTTGCAGGGATCTCTCAACTTTAGAGGGAAAAAAGTATGAGGGTGAACTACAGGAATTTGCTAACCATGCATATAGCCTTCGATGTGTTCTAGAGTGTCTTCGATCTGGTGGAGTAGCTTACAATGAGAAGTTTGACATAGCGAGTAATCCAACTGATACACATTCCTTCATTGATGACATTACTTCAGTTGCAGCCGAAATTAGTATCTCTGAGGAATCTGGTGATTCTAATGTAAATGAAGCAAATCATGATGACTCTTTGGAACACGGTCATACTGAAGTTCCCCAGCCTGATTTATCTCCAGACAAATCAGACTCTGTAAATGGTTCTACTCCTGTATGTTCAGGTACTTCagctgaaaataacacatgcaaaCCTGATTATGATTTACAGAATGATCAGAGAGTTACGTACTCAGGTGGTTCAGAAAATGAAAGGACTGttctaaaaagaaaaaggaagtacCGTGTTGATATTCTTCGTTGTGAAAGCTTGGCCGCTCTTGCACCAGCAACACTAGAACGACTACTTCTTAGAGACTATGATATCATTGCATCTATGGTTCCACTTCCTGCCTCATCAGTTTTACCTGGACCTTCAGGTCCGATCCATATTGGACCACCCTCATATTCTTCAATGACGCCATGGATGAAACTAGTTTTGTATAGACTGATGGTTAGCGGACCTCTGTCAGTTATTCTGATGAAGGGGCAGTGTCTGAGGTTTCTTCCTGCACCATTAGCTGGTTGTGAAAAAGCACTAATATGGTCGTGGGATGGTTCCATAGTAGGAGGTCTAGGAGGCAAATTTGAGGGAAATTTGGTTAATGGAAATGTGCTTTTGCATTGTTTAAACTCCATGCTTAAGCATTCACCTGTTCTAGTACAACCCTTAAGTAGATACGATCTTGATAGTTCTGGAAAGATTGTCACAGTGGATATTGCATTGCCGCTTAAGAACTTTGATGGATTGGTTCAACCTGTAGGGTTAGACATGAAATTAGACCAGGAGAGAATTGCAAACTTAAATTCATTGTTAAATGATCTCTCAAGCAAAATTGAGTTATATACAGTAGGTTACGTTCGCCTTATACGACTCTGGAAGGGAATACAATCAGACGTGTTAACACCAGATCATGAACAATATGAATGGGTTCCTTTGAACTTGGAATTTGGTATTCCTCTATTTAGTCCCAAATTATGTGGCAGAATTTGTGAAAGGATAGTTTCTTCACATTTACTACAAACAGATTCGCTTAGTGAGCACAATGTTGCAATGCAAAGTCTAAGAAGAAGATTACACGAATTATGTTCTGAATACCAAGCAACAGGTCCTGCTGCAAAGTCGTTTCACCACATGGAACATGTGAAGAAATCACCTCGTCAACTGACAAGCTATGCAAGTGGTAGATGGAACCCACTGTTGGAGCCTTCAACAGCAATCTCTGGAACCTCCAGTGAACACCAGAGGCTCAAGCTTGCAAATCGACAAAGATGCCAAACAGAGGTTCTGAGTTTTGATGGGAACATACTCAG GGCCTATGCGCTTAGTCCTGTATATGAGGCCATTACACAACCTGATGAAGGGTCGACCCCTGCCAGTGGAGTGAAACATGAATCCGATGAGCTAGACGGCAGAGAAGTTGTCCTACCAGGTGTTAATCTATTGTTTGACGGGTCACAGTTGCACCCATTTGATATAGGTGCATGTTTGCAGGCTAGGCAACCTATATCACTAATAGCAGAAGCTTCAGCAACATCTGCTTCTCTTCAGGCAACCAGGATACAAAAATAA
- the LOC135582555 gene encoding uncharacterized protein LOC135582555 isoform X3, which yields MPYDSIPNFSAADALRLTGIGRNEYIDIMNKCRSKKIMWKLNKSIAKELLPTQPVDFPVEPWWGVCLVNFTLEEFKKLTEEEMATIDKVCKEEANSFVLFDPDIVKGLYRRGLVYFDVPVYPDDRFKVSRLEGFVSNREQSYEDPIEELLYAVFVVSSENATVAELAATLQADLSQLQAAASFACRLGWAVKLLDPESILRDSVMPGYPSNILSDDEEASTASINSEKSGQHSHDLVIEKDRMISGTAHVAFVVDANITSYLMMGSVSPGLKSHAVTLYEAGKLGDSSIAELCRDLSTLEGKKYEGELQEFANHAYSLRCVLECLRSGGVAYNEKFDIASNPTDTHSFIDDITSVAAEISISEESGDSNVNEANHDDSLEHGHTEVPQPDLSPDKSDSVNGSTPVCSGTSAENNTCKPDYDLQNDQRVTYSGGSENERTVLKRKRKYRVDILRCESLAALAPATLERLLLRDYDIIASMVPLPASSVLPGPSGPIHIGPPSYSSMTPWMKLVLYRLMVSGPLSVILMKGQCLRFLPAPLAGCEKALIWSWDGSIVGGLGGKFEGNLVNGNVLLHCLNSMLKHSPVLVQPLSRYDLDSSGKIVTVDIALPLKNFDGLVQPVGLDMKLDQERIANLNSLLNDLSSKIELYTVGYVRLIRLWKGIQSDVLTPDHEQYEWVPLNLEFGIPLFSPKLCGRICERIVSSHLLQTDSLSEHNVAMQSLRRRLHELCSEYQATGPAAKSFHHMEHVKKSPRQLTSYASGRWNPLLEPSTAISGTSSEHQRLKLANRQRCQTEVLSFDGNILRAYALSPVYEAITQPDEGSTPASGVKHESDELDGREVVLPGVNLLFDGSQLHPFDIGACLQARQPISLIAEASATSASLQATRIQK from the exons AAAATTATGTGGAAGCTGAACAAGTCAATTGCTAAGGAATTGCTGCCCACACAGCCTGTAGATTTCCCTGTTGAACCATGGTGGGGAGTTTGCCTTGTTAACTTTACATTGGAAGAATTTAAG AAACTCACTGAAGAAGAAATGGCAACTATAGACAAGGTCTGCAAGGAGGAAGCAAATTCATTTGTTCTTTTTGATCCTGACATTGTTAAAGGTCTTTACAGAAGGGGATTAGTATATTTTGATGTTCCTGTTTATCCTGATGATCGGTTTAAAG TTTCCAGGCTGGAAGGATTTGTTTCAAACAGGGAACAGTCCTATGAAGATCCAATAGAAGA GTTATTATATGCTGTTTTTGTTGTCTCGAGTGAGAATGCTACCGTTGCTGAGTTGGCTGCAACCCTCCAGGCTGACCTTTCTCAGCTCCAGGCTGCTGCATCATTTGCTTGCCGATTAGGCTGGGCTGTAAAACTTTTGGATCCGGAATCCATCCTTCGAGATTCTGTCATGCCTGGCTACCCTAGTAATATACTAAGTGATGATGAAGAGGCTTCTACTGCTAGCATCAACTCAGAAAAGTCTGGTCAGCATAGTCATGATCTAGTAATTGAAAAGGATAGAATGATTTCAGGCACTGCCCATGTTGCTTTTGTTGTTGATGCCAATATTACTTCCTATTTAATGATGGGATCTGTCTCACCAG GGTTGAAGTCTCATGCTGTAACACTATATGAAGCAGGAAAACTTGGTGATTCTAGTATTGCAGAACTTTGCAGGGATCTCTCAACTTTAGAGGGAAAAAAGTATGAGGGTGAACTACAGGAATTTGCTAACCATGCATATAGCCTTCGATGTGTTCTAGAGTGTCTTCGATCTGGTGGAGTAGCTTACAATGAGAAGTTTGACATAGCGAGTAATCCAACTGATACACATTCCTTCATTGATGACATTACTTCAGTTGCAGCCGAAATTAGTATCTCTGAGGAATCTGGTGATTCTAATGTAAATGAAGCAAATCATGATGACTCTTTGGAACACGGTCATACTGAAGTTCCCCAGCCTGATTTATCTCCAGACAAATCAGACTCTGTAAATGGTTCTACTCCTGTATGTTCAGGTACTTCagctgaaaataacacatgcaaaCCTGATTATGATTTACAGAATGATCAGAGAGTTACGTACTCAGGTGGTTCAGAAAATGAAAGGACTGttctaaaaagaaaaaggaagtacCGTGTTGATATTCTTCGTTGTGAAAGCTTGGCCGCTCTTGCACCAGCAACACTAGAACGACTACTTCTTAGAGACTATGATATCATTGCATCTATGGTTCCACTTCCTGCCTCATCAGTTTTACCTGGACCTTCAGGTCCGATCCATATTGGACCACCCTCATATTCTTCAATGACGCCATGGATGAAACTAGTTTTGTATAGACTGATGGTTAGCGGACCTCTGTCAGTTATTCTGATGAAGGGGCAGTGTCTGAGGTTTCTTCCTGCACCATTAGCTGGTTGTGAAAAAGCACTAATATGGTCGTGGGATGGTTCCATAGTAGGAGGTCTAGGAGGCAAATTTGAGGGAAATTTGGTTAATGGAAATGTGCTTTTGCATTGTTTAAACTCCATGCTTAAGCATTCACCTGTTCTAGTACAACCCTTAAGTAGATACGATCTTGATAGTTCTGGAAAGATTGTCACAGTGGATATTGCATTGCCGCTTAAGAACTTTGATGGATTGGTTCAACCTGTAGGGTTAGACATGAAATTAGACCAGGAGAGAATTGCAAACTTAAATTCATTGTTAAATGATCTCTCAAGCAAAATTGAGTTATATACAGTAGGTTACGTTCGCCTTATACGACTCTGGAAGGGAATACAATCAGACGTGTTAACACCAGATCATGAACAATATGAATGGGTTCCTTTGAACTTGGAATTTGGTATTCCTCTATTTAGTCCCAAATTATGTGGCAGAATTTGTGAAAGGATAGTTTCTTCACATTTACTACAAACAGATTCGCTTAGTGAGCACAATGTTGCAATGCAAAGTCTAAGAAGAAGATTACACGAATTATGTTCTGAATACCAAGCAACAGGTCCTGCTGCAAAGTCGTTTCACCACATGGAACATGTGAAGAAATCACCTCGTCAACTGACAAGCTATGCAAGTGGTAGATGGAACCCACTGTTGGAGCCTTCAACAGCAATCTCTGGAACCTCCAGTGAACACCAGAGGCTCAAGCTTGCAAATCGACAAAGATGCCAAACAGAGGTTCTGAGTTTTGATGGGAACATACTCAG GGCCTATGCGCTTAGTCCTGTATATGAGGCCATTACACAACCTGATGAAGGGTCGACCCCTGCCAGTGGAGTGAAACATGAATCCGATGAGCTAGACGGCAGAGAAGTTGTCCTACCAGGTGTTAATCTATTGTTTGACGGGTCACAGTTGCACCCATTTGATATAGGTGCATGTTTGCAGGCTAGGCAACCTATATCACTAATAGCAGAAGCTTCAGCAACATCTGCTTCTCTTCAGGCAACCAGGATACAAAAATAA